A single genomic interval of Helianthus annuus cultivar XRQ/B chromosome 6, HanXRQr2.0-SUNRISE, whole genome shotgun sequence harbors:
- the LOC118479510 gene encoding proline-rich extensin-like protein EPR1 translates to MGFNPLGPEDHFPGDNAMDVDEDTDPSMPPSGTPNHPIEISDGSPFVGSPYNGPDSFEEKFRQHDWVFTPSYHNSPLHQPQHNSPLHSQQQQPQQQQNPSEDFRRDVVTPPPPPPPVLPPPPPSSRYSPLHEEPEMGESSHPVSEVTSAPIAPPPPQDFGNPIPAYTSVAAYNPFEQTFPPGYNFTEDPYWVAANYNSLNPEAAAASSTTALSATTAGTDDVAATSSRNPSRDKRCAT, encoded by the exons atgggttttaacccacttggaccagaAGACCATTTTCCTGGTGACAATGCGATGGATGTCGATGAAGATACCGATCCCTCAATGCCACCATCTGGAACTCCGAACCACCCtatcgagatttctgatgggtcacCTTTTGTGGGATCACCATACAATGGTCCCGACAGCTTTGAGGAGAAATTCAGGCAGCATGACTGGGTAtttacccctagttaccataactctccctTGCACCAGCCACAACACAACTCTCCCTTGCACtcccagcaacagcagccacagcagcAGCAAAATCCTTCTGAGGATTTCCGGCGTGATGTAGTCactccaccgccgccaccacctccggttttgcctcctccgcctccgaG cagccgatACTCGCCACTTCATGAAGAACCCGAGATGGGAGAATCTTCACATCCCGTCTCAGAAGTAACTTCTGCACCAatcgcgccaccaccaccacaggacTTCGGgaacccaatccctgcttataCTAGCGTGGCAGCATATAATCCCTTCGAGCAGACGTTTCCCCCAGGTTATAACTTTACAGAGGATCCCTACTGGGTAGCTGCAAACTACAACTCTCTCAATCCGGAAg cagccgcagcctcctcaaccaccgcatTATCCGCTACCACCGCCGGCACCGATGATGTCGCCGCcacaagttcaagaaatccttcaaGGGATAAACGATGTGCGACGTGA